The following nucleotide sequence is from Borrelia parkeri.
TACACCTGCAGAAGCAGCAACTGGTGGACAACAACAATAAATAATTATTAATAAAACATACATAACTAAATAAAGTCATTTGAGGAAAACTCTTCTCTCTTCATGAGAACCGTTTTCCTTTTGTTTATGTCTAGCTCCCTTGAGTAAAAAAGGAGGCACGTGATAATGAAAAGAATTACTTTTTGTGCATTATTAATGACTTTATTTTTACTTTTTGGTTGTGGCAGTGGACAACAGGCTGCAAACTCAGGTAGTCCTGGAACAGCAGGAGGCGATAAACAAGGCGTTGGAAGTTTAAGTGAAGTAATTGCAAGCTCAAGACAATTATTTTTGGATGCTTTTGTTTCTTTTGGAAATTTACTAAAAGAAGCATTTGGTCTTACTGCAGATACAACTAAAAAAGCAGTAGGAGAACGATTGGGTAAGGTTGGTGATGCAGTGAAAATAGCTAAAGATAAGTTAGAAGAGCTAAAGGGAAATGAGCAGTTTAATTTAATAAAAGATAAAGCTGAAAGTACAATTAATAAGGCAATTGATACTTTGGGAAAGATAGTTGAAGGAAAAAATAAAATTAAGGAAGCCTCAAAGGATGCTGGTGGTAAAATTGCTAATGCTACTGCTGATGGTGAGGATGCAGCACCAGCAAATACAGCAAGCGTTAAGGGTCTTGTTGAAGGGATTAGTATGATCTATGAGGCAGCAAAGGAAGTTGGTGTTGATCTAAAAGGAAATGCTAATAAGCAGATTGAGGATTCTAAAGAAGTTGGAAATTTATTTAATGCTACTGCTAATGTTACTGATGCCAAGGCACTAAGCGGAGCTAGTAAAGCAGTAATTGCAGCTAGTGGTGCAGATATATTAGCAGCAATTGAAGCAGTTAAGGATACAAGTAAACCTGCTGGCCAAATTACTGCTGCAACAAATGCTTTTGAAATTGCAATTGCTAATAAGAGTAACGGGAATGCTACTCATGTTCAAACAAATGCATCAGCAATAGCAGCAGGTTTAGCATTGAGAGCAATGGCTAAAGATGGTAAATTGGCAACCAAGGCTAATGATGCACCAAAAGAAGGAATAAATGCAGTATTAATAGGAGTAGTTGGTAAAACTGTAAATGAGATAGTATCTATTGTAAGAAGAACAGTTGATAAATGTTTAAAAGATGTTGATGATTGCATAAAAGAAGATTCCAGTAGTGTAGTAAAACCTACAAATTAATATAGTGTGGTTATTCATTGGAATAAGTTTTTACAAGCAGGAATTCCTGCTTTTTTATCTAAATACTCAGTATCTTTAGTGATACTGAGTATGAAGTTAGTTTTTACTAATTGATATTAAGCTAGGGGGTCGAAAAAATTTTTTTAGGTTTTCATTACAATAGTACAAGCAATATATTATTATCAATTTGTACATAGTTGCTGCTGAGTGAACAAATTTATTTTCTTTTATGTATTTTTTTTAAAGAGATGTCACAAAAATGTACAATGTATAATTACAAAAATATATGAGATAATAGTAGTTTTTGCAATCTATTAGTAGATTTATAAGGTATACCAAGTTGTTTGAGGTGTAGATTAATATAAGATTTGAGGGTATGTAGGTTTTTGTTTGATGTTTGATCAAGGAAGAAAGATTCAACCAGAGAAGCAATAGTAGAGAGAGTTTTATTAGTATGGTTTTTAAATAGATCTAGGTTATTTTTATTAAGTTTTAGTCTGTTAAAAGACTTAATATAGTTTATTTTTTCGTATAAGTCTAGTATACAAGGTTGATTATCTAATAGGATATTGAGATGAGTATTATTGTAATAGATATTATTGAAGGTAATTTTAGACTTAGCAATCAAAGAGTAGATAGAAATTATATGTTTTGTAGTGATAGAGAAGTTGAATATATTTTTAGCGATGTAGTTAATTTTGTATGCATGAATAGAAGATAAAATATTTTTATTTAAATTTTTAATAATGGAAGTAGCAATAACATTGGGTTCGAGTAAAGAATATTGTTGAAACTGTAGACCATTACTTAATGTATAAGTAATAATATTGTTATTAAAAGTATAAAATATTTTGATAAAAGGATCTTTTAGATGTGTTAAAGGTATGCCGGAAGCCATAATAATGCCGAGTAAATTGTGAATAGTGCTAGAAGAGAGAATAAGATAATTACTAATGAGAATAAATTCATCAGGATTAATTTTATGAATAGGGATATAAGGTATATTA
It contains:
- a CDS encoding variable large family protein, which produces MKRITFCALLMTLFLLFGCGSGQQAANSGSPGTAGGDKQGVGSLSEVIASSRQLFLDAFVSFGNLLKEAFGLTADTTKKAVGERLGKVGDAVKIAKDKLEELKGNEQFNLIKDKAESTINKAIDTLGKIVEGKNKIKEASKDAGGKIANATADGEDAAPANTASVKGLVEGISMIYEAAKEVGVDLKGNANKQIEDSKEVGNLFNATANVTDAKALSGASKAVIAASGADILAAIEAVKDTSKPAGQITAATNAFEIAIANKSNGNATHVQTNASAIAAGLALRAMAKDGKLATKANDAPKEGINAVLIGVVGKTVNEIVSIVRRTVDKCLKDVDDCIKEDSSSVVKPTN